A stretch of the Synechocystis sp. PCC 7338 genome encodes the following:
- a CDS encoding trans-aconitate 2-methyltransferase produces MANSPRPTEQTKQFFQQWQTYQQLIEHNYMAHQQIQQAVEALIKQQFDRPFDLLDLGCGDAQAIAKTLMGSKINSYTGVDLSPNALALAEQNLAAFPQVELRETDFLTYLNHANQTAQATFDLIHAGFSLHHLLLEEKEQFFAHCFSLLRPGGYLLIYDVFRQPYQDRQQYIQAYLDRAQSQWLALAPDQLQAIATHINECDFPELVATMAEISQKAGFIPPEVLFTEPRGFHHCFALPIGQSGKALAQDRV; encoded by the coding sequence ATGGCCAATTCCCCCAGACCCACTGAACAAACCAAACAATTTTTTCAGCAATGGCAAACCTATCAGCAGTTAATTGAGCACAATTACATGGCCCATCAGCAAATTCAGCAGGCGGTGGAGGCCTTGATTAAACAACAGTTTGATCGCCCGTTTGATTTGTTGGACCTTGGCTGTGGGGATGCCCAGGCGATCGCCAAAACCTTGATGGGCAGTAAAATTAATTCCTATACGGGGGTGGATTTATCCCCCAATGCCCTAGCCTTGGCTGAGCAAAATTTGGCCGCTTTTCCCCAGGTAGAGCTCAGGGAGACGGATTTTTTGACCTATTTAAACCACGCAAACCAAACCGCCCAAGCTACCTTTGACCTCATCCACGCCGGTTTTTCCTTGCACCATTTGCTGTTAGAGGAAAAAGAGCAATTTTTTGCCCATTGCTTTTCCCTACTCCGCCCCGGGGGATATCTACTCATCTATGACGTTTTCCGTCAGCCCTACCAAGACCGACAGCAATATATCCAAGCCTATTTAGACCGGGCCCAAAGCCAATGGCTTGCCCTTGCTCCCGACCAACTCCAGGCGATCGCTACCCATATAAACGAGTGCGATTTCCCCGAATTAGTGGCTACCATGGCAGAAATTAGTCAAAAAGCAGGATTTATACCACCCGAGGTCCTCTTTACTGAGCCTAGGGGTTTCCACCACTGCTTTGCGCTTCCCATTGGCCAAAGTGGAAAAGCCCTGGCCCAAGACAGGGTGTAA
- a CDS encoding CAAD domain-containing protein, which yields MEEQKTATAGVKTDVGPITTPNPKKSPITDQAWQEWLQPVWEVLGKIPEMTGEFFEDNKQPLISLGIILLGIISVKILIAVLDAINDIPLLAPTLQLIGMGYTAWFIWRYLWKAEKRQELASEFGALKEQIFGG from the coding sequence ATGGAAGAACAAAAGACAGCAACTGCTGGGGTTAAAACCGACGTAGGACCAATCACTACTCCCAATCCCAAAAAGTCCCCAATCACCGACCAGGCTTGGCAGGAATGGCTACAACCGGTGTGGGAAGTGCTGGGTAAAATTCCTGAAATGACCGGGGAATTTTTCGAGGACAACAAACAACCCCTCATTTCCCTGGGCATAATCCTGTTAGGCATTATCAGCGTCAAAATTCTGATTGCTGTGCTCGATGCCATTAATGATATTCCTTTATTGGCACCAACTTTACAGTTGATCGGCATGGGCTATACCGCTTGGTTTATCTGGCGTTACCTTTGGAAGGCCGAAAAACGCCAAGAGTTGGCTTCCGAGTTTGGTGCACTAAAGGAGCAAATTTTTGGCGGTTAG
- a CDS encoding DICT sensory domain-containing protein: protein MSNSPSVLTELLQSLPSLRAQTYFKSSLTALSHAMEDQVLAESTAGNPLIIAAFQRERFYRQEAHRYRRIADKSNQVYVLSAPETEFKHSSGIYETIAFTPEDSLAQEWHLVVIGDRYASCLICRERPTQDKWDSNRRFEGIWTFDRQVSRVAAELLLKRILGYRPELQAKIEQVTQTWLQPSCTVPPRGIDDNPDPFVQRLITYLQAGQYKLIKANRNLQDKEERERLLNSITTAVRRSLDPEEIMQVAVEKLGQGLGICRCVIYRCSADDAVATISHEFLSSGVGSIKGYPWPLKDNPLFQQVVALKEAIAIDNIDRDPRLGEPASSTGEVKNLVKSCAILSWMLVPIFYRERLLGMMEFHHCGPSPTEWENDALTLVEGVATQIGVALIQAESYANLQELNEQLAALDRTRSNLVAITGHELRTPLSTIQVCLESLATEPDMPQELRQVMLNTALEDAERMRKLVQDFLTLSQLESGRVEWNAEPISLEECVELSLSHIRAHNRGQEVPAIVNQVNGETPMVEADGEWLVELLTKLLDNAIKFTPTNGKISIAVDRPNPSQLEVTITDTGRGIEPNRLETVFDRFYQEEGALRRSRGGTGIGLAICRQIVSGWGGEIWAASDGKNHGTQFHFTVPIVLPENPGPTVEEIMAKKRKAMAPRASSRGKRK, encoded by the coding sequence ATGAGCAACTCCCCGTCTGTCCTCACAGAGCTATTGCAGTCCTTACCGAGTCTGCGGGCCCAAACCTATTTCAAGTCTTCCCTTACGGCTCTGTCCCACGCCATGGAAGATCAGGTATTAGCGGAAAGTACAGCGGGCAATCCCCTGATTATTGCGGCTTTTCAGCGGGAAAGGTTTTATCGTCAAGAAGCCCATCGCTATCGCCGTATTGCCGATAAGAGCAACCAGGTTTATGTGCTCTCCGCCCCGGAGACAGAGTTTAAACACAGCTCTGGCATTTATGAAACCATTGCCTTCACGCCGGAAGATAGCCTCGCCCAGGAATGGCATTTAGTGGTCATTGGCGATCGTTATGCCAGTTGTTTAATTTGTCGAGAAAGGCCCACCCAGGACAAATGGGATAGTAACCGCCGTTTTGAAGGGATTTGGACCTTCGATCGCCAGGTAAGCCGGGTGGCGGCCGAACTGTTGTTAAAACGGATTTTGGGCTACCGTCCAGAGTTGCAAGCCAAAATCGAGCAAGTGACCCAAACCTGGCTTCAGCCTTCCTGTACCGTTCCCCCCCGGGGCATTGATGATAACCCCGATCCCTTTGTGCAACGGTTGATTACCTATCTCCAGGCGGGGCAGTATAAGTTAATCAAAGCTAATCGCAATTTACAGGACAAAGAAGAGCGGGAGAGACTACTTAACTCCATCACAACGGCGGTGCGACGTTCCCTTGATCCAGAGGAAATTATGCAGGTGGCGGTGGAAAAACTGGGGCAAGGCTTGGGCATTTGTCGCTGTGTGATTTACCGCTGTAGCGCTGACGATGCGGTGGCGACCATTAGCCATGAATTTCTCAGTAGCGGTGTTGGTTCTATCAAAGGCTATCCCTGGCCTCTCAAAGATAATCCCCTTTTTCAGCAGGTGGTGGCCCTCAAGGAGGCGATCGCCATCGACAACATTGACCGAGACCCAAGGTTAGGGGAACCGGCATCCTCCACAGGAGAGGTGAAAAACCTAGTGAAAAGCTGTGCCATCCTTTCCTGGATGTTAGTACCGATTTTTTATCGGGAAAGGCTGCTGGGTATGATGGAATTCCACCACTGCGGCCCGTCCCCCACGGAATGGGAAAACGACGCCCTCACCCTAGTGGAAGGGGTGGCCACCCAAATTGGGGTAGCACTGATCCAGGCAGAATCCTATGCCAACCTCCAGGAATTGAATGAGCAATTGGCGGCCCTAGACCGCACCCGTTCTAACCTGGTGGCCATCACAGGGCACGAACTGCGGACTCCCCTTTCCACCATTCAAGTATGTTTGGAAAGCCTGGCCACGGAACCAGATATGCCCCAGGAGTTACGGCAGGTGATGTTAAACACCGCCCTGGAGGATGCGGAGAGAATGCGTAAACTGGTGCAGGATTTCCTCACGTTGTCCCAGCTAGAAAGTGGCCGGGTGGAATGGAACGCAGAGCCGATTTCCTTAGAGGAATGTGTGGAGCTTTCCTTAAGCCATATCCGGGCCCACAATCGAGGCCAAGAAGTGCCCGCCATTGTCAATCAAGTGAACGGAGAAACCCCCATGGTGGAAGCAGACGGGGAATGGTTAGTGGAATTGTTGACCAAGCTTTTGGATAACGCCATCAAATTTACCCCCACCAATGGTAAGATTTCCATCGCCGTTGATCGTCCGAATCCGTCCCAATTGGAAGTTACCATCACCGATACAGGGCGGGGCATTGAGCCTAACCGCCTGGAAACCGTATTTGATCGTTTTTACCAAGAAGAAGGAGCCTTACGCCGCAGTCGGGGGGGCACCGGCATTGGTCTAGCCATCTGTCGACAAATTGTCAGCGGTTGGGGGGGGGAAATCTGGGCCGCTTCCGATGGCAAAAACCATGGCACCCAGTTCCATTTCACTGTCCCCATTGTCTTGCCAGAGAACCCTGGTCCCACTGTGGAGGAAATTATGGCCAAAAAGCGAAAAGCCATGGCCCCTAGGGCATCGTCCCGAGGTAAAAGAAAATAA
- a CDS encoding PAS domain-containing protein, whose amino-acid sequence MEFKTFFDAFPLGIFVVDAKGKPVYANLAAINLLGKGLWPEAAIDQLNDIYQSYQTGTNQLYPLTEQPLLKALQGETYQVDDMEIRQGGQIIPLEVIGTPIFDHQGTLQYAMAVLRDLRDRQRRNEQQIALQQDLLRRNQGLVQENATLKRKLAMLEAQLEAQLKPIQSEA is encoded by the coding sequence ATGGAGTTTAAAACTTTTTTCGATGCTTTTCCCCTCGGTATTTTTGTCGTCGATGCCAAGGGTAAACCAGTTTATGCCAACCTAGCCGCCATTAATCTTCTGGGAAAAGGCCTCTGGCCCGAAGCGGCGATCGACCAATTGAACGACATTTACCAGTCCTACCAAACCGGCACCAACCAACTTTATCCCCTCACCGAACAACCGTTACTCAAAGCCCTCCAAGGGGAAACATACCAGGTGGACGACATGGAAATTCGTCAGGGAGGACAAATTATTCCCTTGGAAGTCATAGGGACGCCTATTTTTGATCATCAGGGCACATTGCAGTACGCCATGGCCGTGTTACGAGATCTGCGCGATCGCCAACGGAGAAATGAACAGCAGATTGCTTTACAACAGGACTTACTGCGGCGCAATCAGGGGCTGGTGCAGGAAAATGCCACTCTAAAACGCAAATTAGCGATGTTGGAAGCTCAGTTAGAAGCCCAGTTAAAACCAATACAGTCGGAAGCCTAG
- the murJ gene encoding murein biosynthesis integral membrane protein MurJ, whose product MSPSGKSSRSLANIAGIVAIATLISKVFGLLREQIIAAAFGVGTVVTAYAYAYVIPGFLFILLGGINGPFHSALVSVLAKRDREEAAPLVETVTTLVSGVLLGVTIILVLGAGIFIDLLAPGLEPETRRMAVQQLQIMAPMALLSGLIGIGFGTLNAADQYLLPSISPLLSSITVIVGLGAAVWQLGEQLNTEPYWLLGSLLLAGGTTAGAVLQWLAQIVPQAKAGMGKLRLRFNFALPGVKEVLQVMIPATLSSGMLYINFATNLFFASFIPNAAAAMRYGNFVALTPLGIISNMILVPFLPVFSRLADPQDWPELRLRIRQGIMLSALTMFPLTAILVGLAIPIVQVIYERGAFDAEAAAEVAPVLAAYGLGMFFYLGRDVLVRVFYALGDGNSPFKVSLFNIFLNGLLDFLFYKPFGTVGIVIATVGVNLFSMTIFIWMLNRRLAGLNLWGWAMDLGKLALITAIASVAGWQGSILWEKIWGVDNLVENILEVFTMSSIILVVFAVGVAFAKVPEVDLLGYRLLKKFKRG is encoded by the coding sequence GTGTCTCCGTCTGGTAAATCGTCCCGTTCCTTGGCTAATATCGCTGGCATTGTGGCGATCGCCACCTTGATCAGTAAGGTTTTTGGTTTATTGCGTGAACAGATCATCGCCGCCGCCTTTGGGGTAGGGACGGTGGTGACGGCCTACGCCTATGCCTACGTGATCCCCGGATTCCTCTTTATTCTGCTCGGCGGTATTAATGGCCCATTCCACAGTGCCCTGGTGAGTGTGCTAGCCAAACGGGACCGGGAAGAGGCGGCTCCCTTAGTGGAAACCGTTACCACCTTGGTTAGTGGGGTGTTGCTTGGGGTAACAATTATTTTAGTGCTGGGGGCGGGCATATTTATCGACCTGCTGGCGCCGGGGTTAGAACCGGAAACCAGACGCATGGCGGTGCAACAGTTGCAAATCATGGCCCCCATGGCCCTACTTTCGGGGTTAATTGGCATTGGCTTCGGTACCTTGAATGCGGCGGATCAGTACCTCTTACCAAGTATTAGCCCTTTACTTTCCAGTATTACCGTCATTGTGGGCTTGGGGGCCGCAGTCTGGCAGTTGGGGGAGCAATTAAACACCGAACCCTATTGGTTGTTGGGTTCCCTCTTGTTAGCAGGGGGAACCACCGCTGGAGCTGTGTTGCAATGGTTGGCCCAGATTGTGCCCCAGGCCAAAGCCGGTATGGGTAAATTGCGGCTGAGGTTTAATTTTGCTCTGCCGGGGGTAAAGGAAGTTTTGCAGGTCATGATTCCCGCCACCCTGTCTTCGGGGATGTTGTATATCAATTTTGCCACCAACCTATTTTTTGCTTCCTTTATTCCCAATGCGGCGGCGGCCATGCGCTACGGTAATTTTGTTGCCCTCACTCCCCTGGGTATTATTTCCAATATGATTTTGGTGCCCTTTCTGCCGGTATTTTCCCGCTTAGCCGATCCCCAGGATTGGCCAGAATTAAGGCTCCGCATCCGCCAAGGAATCATGTTAAGTGCCCTGACTATGTTTCCCCTCACAGCCATTTTAGTAGGGCTAGCCATTCCCATTGTTCAGGTTATTTATGAACGGGGGGCTTTTGACGCAGAGGCAGCGGCGGAGGTGGCTCCGGTGTTGGCCGCCTACGGTTTGGGCATGTTTTTTTACCTTGGTCGAGATGTATTGGTGCGGGTATTTTATGCCCTGGGGGACGGCAACAGTCCTTTCAAGGTGAGCCTGTTTAATATTTTTCTGAATGGTTTATTGGATTTCCTCTTTTATAAGCCCTTTGGCACAGTGGGCATTGTCATTGCAACGGTGGGGGTAAATCTTTTTTCCATGACTATTTTTATTTGGATGCTGAACCGCCGTCTAGCTGGCCTGAATCTGTGGGGATGGGCCATGGATCTGGGTAAGCTGGCTTTAATTACTGCGATCGCCAGTGTGGCGGGTTGGCAGGGCAGTATTCTCTGGGAAAAAATTTGGGGGGTGGATAACCTAGTCGAAAATATTCTTGAAGTGTTCACTATGTCCAGCATTATCTTAGTGGTGTTCGCAGTCGGGGTAGCCTTTGCCAAAGTCCCAGAGGTAGATTTGCTAGGCTATCGCCTATTGAAAAAATTCAAACGGGGGTAG
- a CDS encoding gamma-glutamylcyclotransferase, which produces MASPNLLPVDMKIKVFVYGTLMPGECNHQAYCHQQIEPPALGYVLGQIYHLANFGYPALAIGEDRVWGYCLTFPAGFSLEYLDSLEDYHPGRSPRENVYDRCWAKVFGPQDQVMTEAWLYRMDLGKIEQYGGVYLPNGRWSGQQKFIA; this is translated from the coding sequence ATGGCGAGCCCTAATTTACTGCCGGTGGATATGAAGATTAAGGTTTTTGTTTATGGCACCCTCATGCCGGGGGAATGTAATCACCAAGCCTATTGCCACCAACAAATTGAGCCCCCTGCCCTGGGCTATGTGCTTGGCCAAATCTACCACTTAGCAAATTTTGGTTATCCGGCCCTGGCGATCGGAGAAGACCGGGTTTGGGGCTATTGCCTCACCTTTCCCGCCGGGTTTTCCCTGGAATACCTAGATAGTTTGGAAGATTACCACCCTGGGCGATCGCCCCGAGAGAACGTATATGACCGTTGCTGGGCTAAGGTATTTGGCCCCCAGGATCAGGTGATGACGGAAGCGTGGCTCTACCGCATGGATCTTGGAAAAATTGAGCAGTATGGAGGAGTTTATCTTCCCAATGGCCGTTGGTCTGGCCAGCAGAAATTTATCGCCTAA
- a CDS encoding 2-succinylbenzoate--CoA ligase: protein MEINTPSWLSYPETIASALEASLQRGLVTLGQELSPRWHEWVEEYQQSLGELSDPQVLLAETESAKVWAAVVAFLRVGRGALFIANHQWQQREWQQVAQFLHPDRLWGSSIWQQQWLNFTNSDLAVTSVHHETITPENRPDPKRSEPLIGFATGGSSGTIRFALHSPQTLTVAVGGLRQFLAPLLHSNGQINSLCLLPLYHVGGFMQWWRSALTGGDFSPLDYGLVKQSSPPLPPNYVISLVPTQLEYLLDRHGTWLKNFRLIFLGGAPAWPALLTKAKTAGLNLAPTYGMTETAAQIATLTPGEFLAGQTGVGRLLPHVRLTISNPKGEVVEPGTVGVINIQSDALFKGYVPQGTGQKEETFTTGDLGYCHNGYLHITGRQGRRLISGGENIDPEAIEAFLLEQNLVQDVVIVGVGDRHWGDMLVAVYVPNPSPGNDVSTLKQCVKAQLSKPKCPKHWLPVSTLRRSPLGKLNYQFWQTWATEQLGSN, encoded by the coding sequence ATGGAGATTAATACGCCGTCTTGGCTAAGTTATCCCGAAACCATTGCCTCGGCCCTAGAAGCTTCTCTCCAGAGGGGTTTGGTGACTTTAGGGCAAGAACTGTCTCCCCGTTGGCATGAATGGGTGGAAGAATATCAACAGAGCCTAGGGGAATTATCCGATCCCCAGGTTTTACTAGCGGAAACAGAGTCAGCTAAGGTTTGGGCGGCAGTGGTGGCTTTTTTACGAGTTGGCCGGGGAGCATTATTCATTGCTAATCACCAATGGCAACAACGGGAATGGCAACAAGTAGCCCAGTTTTTGCATCCCGATCGCCTCTGGGGATCATCAATTTGGCAACAACAATGGTTAAACTTCACCAACAGTGATTTGGCAGTAACTTCCGTTCACCACGAGACCATCACCCCAGAAAATCGACCAGATCCGAAAAGGTCAGAACCATTAATTGGTTTTGCCACCGGCGGCTCTTCAGGCACAATTCGTTTTGCTCTCCATAGTCCCCAGACCTTGACTGTGGCAGTGGGCGGTTTAAGGCAGTTTCTTGCCCCCCTATTACACAGCAATGGGCAAATTAACAGTTTGTGTTTGCTCCCTCTCTACCATGTGGGGGGCTTTATGCAATGGTGGCGATCAGCCTTAACCGGAGGTGATTTTAGCCCCCTGGATTATGGCTTAGTGAAACAATCCTCCCCTCCTTTACCCCCGAATTATGTCATTTCTCTGGTGCCCACCCAGTTAGAATACTTGCTCGATCGCCATGGTACTTGGTTAAAAAATTTCCGGCTCATTTTTTTAGGGGGAGCCCCAGCCTGGCCCGCACTCTTAACCAAAGCAAAAACGGCGGGCCTGAACCTGGCCCCCACCTATGGCATGACGGAAACCGCCGCCCAAATTGCTACCCTCACCCCAGGGGAATTTTTAGCAGGCCAAACGGGGGTCGGTAGGTTGTTACCTCACGTTCGTCTGACTATTAGTAACCCCAAAGGGGAAGTAGTTGAACCCGGTACTGTTGGTGTGATTAATATTCAATCCGATGCTTTGTTCAAAGGTTACGTACCCCAAGGGACAGGCCAGAAGGAGGAAACTTTCACCACCGGGGATTTGGGTTATTGCCACAACGGTTACCTACACATCACCGGTCGTCAGGGTCGGCGTCTGATCAGTGGCGGAGAAAATATTGATCCAGAGGCCATAGAAGCTTTTTTGCTGGAACAAAATTTAGTCCAAGATGTGGTCATAGTCGGAGTTGGCGATCGCCATTGGGGAGATATGTTAGTAGCAGTCTATGTACCTAACCCTAGTCCGGGGAATGATGTTTCCACCCTGAAACAGTGTGTCAAAGCCCAGTTAAGTAAACCGAAATGTCCGAAGCATTGGTTGCCCGTTTCGACTCTACGGCGATCGCCCTTGGGCAAATTAAACTACCAGTTTTGGCAAACTTGGGCTACGGAGCAACTAGGGAGCAACTAG
- a CDS encoding phosphomannose isomerase type II C-terminal cupin domain, which produces MVATSLSTPSLSQAATPPSHLLTETRPWGSFTTLEEGNGYKIKRIEVNPGHRLSLQMHHHRSEHWIVVSGTARIVCGDKEELLEPNQSTYVPQCTAHRLENPGVIKLVLIEVQNGEYLGEDDIIRFQDDYARG; this is translated from the coding sequence ATGGTTGCCACTTCCCTATCCACCCCATCCCTGTCCCAAGCTGCTACTCCCCCCAGTCATTTGTTAACGGAAACTAGGCCATGGGGCTCTTTTACTACTTTGGAGGAGGGCAACGGTTACAAAATCAAACGCATCGAGGTCAATCCAGGGCATCGTCTCAGCCTGCAAATGCACCATCACCGCAGTGAGCATTGGATTGTGGTCTCCGGCACCGCCCGTATCGTTTGTGGAGATAAAGAAGAACTCTTGGAACCGAATCAGTCCACCTATGTTCCCCAATGCACTGCCCATCGTCTGGAAAACCCTGGGGTAATTAAATTAGTGCTAATTGAAGTGCAAAACGGGGAATATCTAGGGGAAGACGACATTATCCGTTTTCAGGATGACTACGCCCGCGGCTAA
- a CDS encoding NAD(P)-dependent oxidoreductase — MANLKRIFITGISGCIGHYLADELIQGTDHELFLLVRNPDKLQFDPQLRSNIHLIPGDMGNIEAHKDLLQTMDCAILIATSWGDRQETYNINVVKTLTLINLLNPERCEQVIYFSTASILDCQGQPLPEAGSLGTDYIRTKYLCHQALESHNDSPPEVSPIAEAMANKITVAYPTLVFGGEPGKPYSHLSGGLGEILRWLPLIRWFRADGSFHFIHSRDIARVVAYYVDHPPQKRIDVVLGNAPLTATEGIRQVCQYHRQKIYFQIPLSLTLANIFIKLFRIQMADWDRFCLDYRHFTYPDPVAPAQLGLPAHCQTITELMAVSPKSNGRH, encoded by the coding sequence ATGGCTAATTTAAAACGAATTTTTATCACCGGGATCAGTGGTTGCATTGGCCACTATTTAGCGGATGAATTAATCCAAGGCACAGACCACGAACTGTTCCTACTGGTGAGAAATCCAGACAAGTTGCAATTTGACCCCCAGTTGCGGAGCAATATCCATTTAATCCCCGGCGATATGGGCAATATTGAAGCCCACAAGGATCTGCTGCAAACCATGGACTGCGCCATTCTCATTGCCACCAGTTGGGGCGATCGCCAGGAGACCTACAACATCAACGTGGTCAAAACCCTAACTTTGATCAATTTGCTCAACCCGGAACGGTGCGAACAGGTAATTTACTTTTCCACCGCCAGCATCCTTGATTGCCAGGGGCAACCATTACCGGAAGCGGGCAGTTTGGGCACCGACTATATCCGTACTAAGTATCTCTGTCATCAGGCTTTGGAATCCCACAATGATTCTCCACCGGAAGTCTCCCCCATTGCCGAAGCCATGGCCAACAAGATCACAGTGGCTTATCCCACCCTGGTCTTTGGCGGTGAACCAGGTAAACCCTATTCCCACCTTTCCGGCGGATTGGGAGAAATTTTGCGTTGGTTACCCCTGATCCGTTGGTTCCGGGCCGATGGAAGCTTCCACTTCATCCACAGTAGGGATATAGCTAGGGTAGTGGCCTATTACGTGGATCATCCCCCCCAGAAGAGAATTGATGTAGTGTTAGGTAATGCTCCCCTCACTGCCACGGAGGGTATCCGCCAGGTTTGCCAGTATCATCGCCAGAAAATCTATTTTCAAATTCCCCTTTCGCTCACCCTGGCCAATATTTTCATCAAGCTATTTCGCATTCAAATGGCGGACTGGGATAGGTTTTGCCTCGATTATCGCCATTTCACCTATCCCGATCCCGTTGCTCCAGCCCAATTAGGCTTGCCGGCCCATTGCCAAACCATTACCGAATTGATGGCCGTTAGCCCAAAATCAAATGGTCGCCATTAG
- a CDS encoding homoserine dehydrogenase encodes MTVKIGLLGLGTVGTGTVEILQDPQGRSPLLKAIEVKAVGVRSLDKPRQVNLPPEVLTTDLEAIVTDPNIAIVVELMGGLEPARSLILQAIAHKKHIVTANKAVIARYGAEIYEAANQHGVYVLLEAAVGGGIPIIKPLKQSLGGNRIQSIVGILNGTTNYILSRMTSEGADFDEVLAAAQKLGYAEADPSADVDGLDAADKIAILASLGFGGRVKREDVACEGIRSVSAVDIAYADKLGFVIKLLAIANGNAGENSEALQLRVHPTLIAKDHPLASVNGVYNGVLVTGDPLGQVMFYGRGAGAGPTASAVVSDVINIVGIITSSDENPALDPLLSCTHQHYCQVSPIEDLVTRFYCRFLCADVPGVIGHLGMGFGNHGVSLESLVQIGFTDGCAEIVVVTHDVREGNYRAALGEISQLQAVKEIPSVIRVLS; translated from the coding sequence GTGACAGTTAAAATTGGTTTACTCGGTTTAGGTACCGTCGGCACCGGCACGGTGGAAATTTTGCAGGATCCCCAGGGCCGTAGTCCCCTGCTCAAAGCCATTGAGGTTAAAGCAGTGGGGGTGCGTTCCTTGGATAAACCCCGCCAAGTAAATTTGCCGCCGGAGGTATTAACCACCGACCTAGAAGCCATTGTCACCGATCCCAACATTGCCATTGTGGTGGAATTGATGGGAGGACTGGAACCCGCTCGATCATTGATCCTCCAGGCGATCGCCCACAAAAAACACATTGTCACCGCCAACAAAGCCGTCATTGCCCGCTATGGGGCGGAAATTTATGAAGCGGCCAATCAGCATGGTGTCTACGTTCTCCTAGAAGCGGCGGTGGGGGGGGGCATTCCCATCATTAAACCCCTAAAGCAATCCCTGGGAGGTAACCGCATTCAAAGCATTGTGGGCATTCTCAATGGCACCACCAACTACATTCTTTCCCGCATGACCAGCGAGGGGGCGGATTTCGACGAAGTGTTAGCGGCCGCTCAAAAGTTGGGCTATGCCGAAGCGGATCCCAGTGCCGACGTAGATGGGTTAGATGCGGCGGACAAAATTGCCATCCTTGCTTCCCTTGGTTTTGGCGGCAGGGTTAAGCGGGAAGATGTGGCCTGTGAAGGCATTAGATCCGTTAGTGCGGTGGACATTGCCTATGCTGATAAGTTGGGCTTTGTGATTAAACTTTTGGCCATTGCTAACGGTAATGCCGGCGAAAACTCGGAAGCGTTGCAACTGCGGGTCCATCCCACTTTGATTGCCAAGGATCATCCCCTAGCCAGCGTCAATGGGGTCTACAACGGCGTATTGGTCACCGGAGATCCGTTGGGGCAAGTGATGTTCTACGGCCGGGGAGCGGGAGCCGGCCCCACCGCCAGTGCCGTCGTGTCCGATGTGATTAACATTGTCGGCATCATTACCAGCAGTGACGAAAATCCTGCCCTTGATCCCCTGCTCAGTTGCACCCACCAACATTACTGCCAGGTGTCCCCCATTGAAGACCTCGTCACCCGTTTTTATTGTCGCTTCCTCTGTGCCGATGTACCGGGGGTGATTGGCCATCTCGGTATGGGGTTTGGCAACCATGGGGTTAGCTTGGAATCCCTAGTGCAAATTGGCTTTACCGACGGCTGTGCGGAAATTGTGGTGGTCACCCACGATGTGCGGGAGGGGAACTATCGGGCCGCCCTGGGGGAAATTAGCCAACTACAGGCGGTGAAGGAAATTCCCAGTGTCATCCGGGTGTTGTCCTAG